The Sphingomonas sp. KR3-1 genome contains a region encoding:
- a CDS encoding carbon-nitrogen hydrolase family protein, which produces MKASLLQMTSGIDPAANARVIAEGVAQAAAEGSAMLFTPEMSGLLDGNRARAAEHVVAQQEDRVLAATREAAAKHGIWVHLGSLAVKAPEAGCDKFLNRGFVIDASGEIRASYDKLHLFDVDLATGESWRESNTYCRGERAIVVDTPIGRLGLAICYDMRFPDLFRALSDAGATALAVPAAFTRPTGQAHWHLLLRARAVEAAAFVIAAAQTGTHEDGRATYGHSLVIDPWGEILLDMGEEAGLGSAEIDLARVEDVRSRVPVLRHRRPIPPVETFV; this is translated from the coding sequence ATGAAGGCCAGCCTGCTGCAGATGACGAGCGGGATCGACCCTGCCGCCAATGCGCGCGTCATTGCCGAGGGCGTGGCGCAGGCGGCGGCGGAGGGCAGCGCGATGCTGTTCACCCCCGAAATGTCCGGCCTGCTCGACGGCAATCGCGCGCGCGCAGCCGAGCACGTCGTGGCCCAGCAAGAGGATCGCGTGCTCGCCGCGACACGCGAGGCGGCGGCGAAGCATGGCATCTGGGTGCATCTCGGCTCGCTGGCGGTGAAAGCGCCTGAGGCTGGGTGCGACAAGTTCCTCAACCGCGGCTTCGTGATCGATGCCAGCGGCGAGATCCGCGCCAGCTATGACAAGCTGCACCTGTTCGACGTCGATCTCGCCACCGGCGAGAGCTGGCGCGAGTCCAATACCTATTGCCGCGGCGAGCGCGCGATCGTGGTCGATACGCCGATCGGCAGGCTCGGCCTCGCCATCTGCTACGACATGCGCTTCCCCGATCTGTTCCGCGCGCTGAGCGATGCGGGAGCGACCGCCCTCGCCGTCCCCGCCGCCTTCACCCGGCCGACCGGCCAGGCGCATTGGCACCTGCTGCTGCGCGCCCGCGCCGTCGAAGCCGCCGCCTTCGTGATCGCGGCGGCGCAGACCGGCACGCATGAGGACGGCCGCGCCACCTATGGCCATTCGCTGGTGATCGATCCCTGGGGCGAGATACTGCTCGACATGGGCGAGGAAGCGGGGCTCGGCAGTGCCGAGATCGACCTTGCCCGGGTCGAGGACGTGCGCTCGCGCGTTCCCGTGCTGCGCCACCGCCGACCGATCCCTCCCGTCGAGACCTTCGTATGA
- a CDS encoding glutamate--cysteine ligase, translating into MSTKTESNKASAPIEDRQQLIDYFAGGEKAKDRWRIGTEHEKFVFSTGDHHASSYDERGGIRDLLGELTQFGWTPVTEGDNVIALAGPDGTVSLEPAGQLELSGAPLENLHETCNETGRHLEQVKQVGDKLGINFLGLGMWPDKTRAELPIMPKGRYGIMLRHMPRVGSMGLDMMLRTCTIQVNLDYATEADMVQKFRVGLALQPLATALFANSPFTEGKPNGFLSYRSHIWSDTDPARTGMLPFVFEEGFGYERYAEYALDVPMYFVYRDGKYIDAAGQSFRDFLKGELPAYPGHKPTMDDWADHLSTAFPEVRLKTFLEMRGADGGRWGRICALPAFWVGLLYDQGALDAAWDLVKGWSMEGRETLRSAVPKLALDAPLPGGGTLKDIAGEVLDIAAAGLNARARFNASGDNESGFLDPLREVVRTGKVPAQVLLDRFNGDWAGDISRVYEEARF; encoded by the coding sequence ATGAGCACCAAGACCGAAAGCAACAAGGCGTCGGCCCCGATCGAGGATCGCCAGCAGCTGATCGATTATTTCGCCGGAGGCGAGAAGGCGAAGGACCGCTGGCGGATCGGTACCGAGCACGAGAAGTTCGTCTTCTCAACCGGTGACCACCACGCGTCGAGCTATGACGAGCGGGGTGGCATCCGCGACCTGCTCGGCGAACTCACCCAGTTCGGCTGGACGCCGGTGACCGAGGGCGACAATGTCATTGCCCTCGCCGGGCCTGACGGCACGGTGAGCCTGGAACCCGCCGGCCAGCTCGAGCTTTCGGGCGCGCCGCTCGAGAATCTCCACGAGACCTGCAACGAGACCGGGCGTCACCTCGAGCAGGTGAAGCAGGTCGGCGACAAGCTCGGCATCAACTTCCTCGGCCTCGGCATGTGGCCGGACAAGACCCGCGCCGAGCTGCCGATCATGCCCAAGGGCCGCTATGGCATCATGCTGCGGCACATGCCGCGCGTCGGCTCGATGGGCCTCGACATGATGCTGCGCACCTGCACGATCCAGGTGAATCTGGATTACGCCACCGAAGCGGACATGGTGCAGAAGTTCCGCGTCGGGCTGGCGCTGCAGCCGCTGGCGACCGCGCTGTTCGCCAATTCGCCCTTCACCGAGGGCAAGCCCAACGGCTTCCTCAGCTACCGCTCGCACATCTGGTCGGACACCGATCCGGCGCGGACCGGCATGCTGCCCTTCGTATTCGAGGAGGGCTTCGGCTATGAGCGCTATGCCGAGTACGCGCTCGATGTGCCGATGTACTTCGTCTACCGCGACGGCAAGTATATCGACGCCGCCGGGCAGAGCTTCCGCGACTTCCTGAAGGGCGAGCTGCCCGCCTATCCCGGCCACAAGCCGACGATGGACGACTGGGCGGACCATCTGTCGACAGCCTTCCCCGAAGTGCGGCTCAAGACCTTCCTCGAGATGCGCGGCGCCGATGGCGGGCGCTGGGGACGGATCTGCGCCCTCCCCGCCTTCTGGGTGGGCCTGCTCTACGACCAGGGCGCGCTCGACGCGGCGTGGGACCTGGTCAAGGGCTGGTCGATGGAAGGCCGCGAGACGCTGCGCAGCGCCGTGCCGAAGCTGGCCCTCGACGCGCCGCTGCCCGGTGGCGGCACGCTCAAGGATATTGCCGGCGAAGTGCTCGACATCGCCGCGGCGGGGCTCAACGCCCGCGCCCGGTTCAATGCCTCGGGCGACAACGAGAGCGGCTTCCTCGATCCGCTGCGCGAAGTGGTGCGCACCGGCAAGGTGCCGGCGCAGGTGCTGCTCGATCGCTTCAATGGCGACTGGGCCGGCGACATCAGCCGGGTCTATGAGGAAGCGCGCTTCTAG
- a CDS encoding BadF/BadG/BcrA/BcrD ATPase family protein, whose translation MAYFLGIDAGGSHCRSRLTNADGEILGTGESGPANTRIGIERLHAVLRDVAAQAISAAGLDDAQVAEIRAGMGIAGITRTGMREQLAALPFPFADIAFVTDAAIANLGAHGGAEGATLIIGTGSIAEVRVGTTSFAIGGYGFPISDEGSGAALGLSAMRHALRALDGRSEVTPLSSAVTAGFGHDTARAVAWMDAATPKDYAAFAPLVMDYAENNDAIARSIVEDAAQHIERFIETIFNRGAVRCALAGGLAMRMKPWLRARTVARLTDAISDPLDGALLLAGLPAAALPTRKPDAD comes from the coding sequence ATGGCCTATTTCCTCGGCATCGACGCGGGCGGCAGCCATTGCCGCAGCCGCCTGACCAATGCGGACGGCGAGATCCTCGGCACCGGCGAAAGCGGCCCGGCCAATACCCGGATCGGAATCGAGCGGCTGCACGCGGTGCTGCGCGACGTCGCGGCGCAGGCGATCTCGGCCGCCGGGCTCGATGACGCCCAGGTCGCGGAGATCCGCGCCGGCATGGGCATTGCCGGCATCACGCGAACCGGCATGCGCGAGCAACTTGCAGCGCTCCCCTTCCCTTTCGCCGACATCGCCTTCGTCACCGACGCGGCGATCGCCAATCTCGGCGCGCACGGCGGCGCGGAGGGGGCGACGCTGATCATCGGCACGGGCAGCATCGCCGAAGTGCGGGTGGGTACGACCAGCTTCGCGATCGGCGGCTATGGCTTCCCGATCTCCGACGAGGGCAGCGGCGCCGCGCTCGGCCTGAGCGCGATGCGCCACGCGCTGCGCGCGCTCGACGGCCGCAGCGAAGTGACGCCGCTCAGCAGCGCCGTCACCGCGGGCTTCGGCCATGATACCGCCCGCGCCGTCGCCTGGATGGATGCCGCGACGCCGAAGGACTATGCCGCCTTCGCCCCGCTGGTGATGGACTATGCCGAGAACAACGACGCGATCGCCCGCTCGATCGTCGAGGACGCCGCGCAGCATATCGAGCGCTTCATCGAGACGATCTTCAACCGGGGCGCGGTGCGCTGCGCGCTCGCCGGCGGCCTGGCGATGCGCATGAAGCCGTGGCTGCGCGCGCGCACCGTGGCGCGTCTCACCGACGCGATCTCCGACCCGCTCGACGGCGCACTGCTGCTCGCGGGCCTGCCTGCCGCCGCACTCCCGACCCGGAAACCCGATGCCGACTGA
- a CDS encoding N-acetylmuramic acid 6-phosphate etherase translates to MPTEATDPRYREIDRWPTEIAVEAMLEAQLAAIAALKSQTGAMAAAIEAAADRLRRGGRIAYAGAGTSGRIGVQDGVELTPTFNWPFERLVFLIAGGPAALTRTQEGAEDDREAATQAVKTEEIGPDDVLIGVAASGRTPYVIAALEAARLAGALTIGVANNPDAPVLRAAEHAILADTGSEVVAGSTRMKAGTAQKVTLNLISTGIMLRLGLVHHGLMVNMQVSNAKLRQRAIRMVGTLAGVEAGPAETALDAGGRDIKRAVLVARGLAPADADARLEQAQGSLGAALDGLA, encoded by the coding sequence ATGCCGACTGAAGCCACAGACCCCCGCTACCGCGAGATCGATCGCTGGCCCACCGAGATCGCGGTGGAGGCGATGCTGGAGGCGCAGCTGGCGGCGATCGCGGCGCTGAAGAGCCAGACCGGCGCGATGGCGGCCGCGATCGAGGCCGCGGCAGACCGCCTGCGGCGCGGCGGCCGGATCGCCTATGCCGGCGCGGGCACCTCGGGCCGGATCGGCGTGCAGGACGGCGTGGAGCTCACGCCCACCTTCAACTGGCCGTTCGAGCGGCTGGTGTTCCTGATCGCCGGCGGCCCGGCGGCGCTGACCCGCACCCAGGAAGGCGCCGAGGACGACCGCGAAGCCGCAACACAGGCGGTGAAGACCGAGGAGATCGGCCCGGACGACGTGCTGATCGGCGTCGCCGCGAGCGGGCGCACGCCCTATGTGATCGCTGCGCTCGAAGCTGCCCGACTGGCCGGCGCGCTGACCATCGGCGTCGCCAACAATCCCGACGCGCCGGTGCTGCGTGCGGCCGAGCATGCGATCCTGGCCGATACCGGCAGCGAGGTCGTCGCCGGCTCCACCCGGATGAAGGCAGGCACCGCGCAGAAGGTGACGCTCAACCTGATCTCCACCGGGATCATGTTGCGCCTCGGGCTCGTTCACCACGGGCTGATGGTCAACATGCAGGTCTCCAACGCAAAGCTGCGCCAGCGGGCGATCCGCATGGTCGGCACGCTGGCGGGCGTCGAGGCCGGCCCGGCCGAGACCGCGCTCGATGCCGGCGGGCGCGACATCAAGCGCGCGGTGCTGGTCGCCCGCGGGCTCGCCCCCGCCGATGCCGACGCCCGGCTGGAGCAGGCGCAGGGCAGCCTGGGCGCGGCGCTGGACGGCCTGGCATGA
- the nagA gene encoding N-acetylglucosamine-6-phosphate deacetylase: MKALVNARMLLADGWRDDACVVVEGETIAAILSAPPAGAAVTDLGGATLLPGFIDVQVNGGGGLLFNDAPSVETIRVIAETHRRYGTTGLLPTLISDDLSVVEAGIRAVDAAIEAGVPGVLGIHIEGPFLNPIRRGIHSESKIQKLQDQFLALLESARHGKTLVTLAPEAATPEQVARLTAAGVIVSAGHSDATYEQVRDAIDNGLTGFTHIFNAMSPLLNRAPGMVGAALEDPEVFAGIIADGHHLHPATLRVALRAKGPERVMLVTDAMPSVGSDETVFLIHGREIHREGDRLVGADNTLAGSTLTMAGAVKGMMDQGRVGLDVAAQMASATPAAFLGLSDRLGRIAPGHRADLVLVDDALDVQRSWIGGQPD; this comes from the coding sequence ATGAAGGCACTCGTCAACGCGCGCATGTTGCTGGCCGATGGTTGGCGCGACGACGCGTGCGTTGTGGTGGAAGGCGAGACGATCGCCGCGATCCTGTCCGCGCCGCCGGCAGGCGCGGCGGTGACCGATCTGGGCGGCGCGACGCTGCTCCCCGGGTTCATCGACGTGCAGGTCAATGGCGGCGGCGGGCTGCTGTTCAACGACGCGCCCAGCGTCGAGACGATCCGGGTGATCGCCGAGACCCATCGGCGCTATGGCACCACCGGACTGCTCCCCACGCTGATCAGCGACGATCTCTCGGTCGTCGAGGCCGGCATCCGCGCGGTGGACGCGGCGATCGAAGCGGGCGTGCCCGGCGTGCTCGGCATCCATATCGAGGGGCCGTTCCTCAATCCGATCCGCCGCGGCATCCACAGCGAGAGCAAGATCCAGAAGCTGCAGGACCAGTTCCTGGCGCTGCTGGAATCGGCCCGCCACGGCAAGACGCTGGTGACGCTCGCGCCCGAGGCGGCAACGCCCGAGCAGGTGGCGCGGCTCACCGCAGCTGGCGTGATCGTTTCCGCCGGCCATTCGGACGCGACCTATGAGCAGGTCCGCGACGCGATCGACAATGGGCTCACCGGCTTCACCCACATCTTCAACGCGATGTCGCCGCTGCTCAACCGCGCGCCGGGCATGGTCGGCGCGGCGCTGGAGGATCCGGAGGTGTTCGCCGGGATCATCGCCGACGGCCATCACCTCCATCCGGCAACGCTGCGCGTCGCGCTGCGCGCCAAGGGCCCCGAGCGGGTGATGCTCGTCACCGACGCGATGCCGAGTGTCGGCAGCGACGAGACCGTCTTCCTCATCCATGGTCGCGAGATCCACCGCGAAGGCGACCGGCTGGTCGGCGCGGACAACACGCTGGCGGGCTCGACCCTCACCATGGCGGGCGCGGTGAAGGGGATGATGGATCAGGGCCGCGTTGGGCTGGACGTCGCGGCGCAAATGGCCTCCGCCACGCCGGCGGCGTTCCTGGGGCTGAGCGACAGGCTCGGCCGGATCGCGCCGGGCCATCGCGCGGACCTGGTGCTGGTGGATGACGCGCTGGACGTGCAACGCAGCTGGATCGGCGGCCAGCCAGACTGA
- the cysD gene encoding sulfate adenylyltransferase subunit CysD: MTETQANGATAGLTPARLTHLQRLEAESIHILREVVAEAESPVMLYSIGKDSAVMLHLARKAFYPAPPPFPLLHVDTTWKFRAMYDLRDKAARDAGMELLVHKNPEAEALGINPFDHGGRHTDMWKTEGLKQALDKYGFDAAFGGARRDEEKSRAKERVFSFRTASHRWDPKNQRPELWHLYNARKEKGESMRVFPISNWTELDIWQYILAEGIEIVPLYFAAPRPTVERDGLLLMVDDERFRLNPGEVPVERSVRFRTLGCYPLTGAVESEADTLEAVIQEMLLTTTSERQGRAIDHDQAASMEKKKQEGYF; the protein is encoded by the coding sequence ATGACGGAGACACAGGCCAATGGCGCGACTGCGGGGCTCACGCCCGCGCGCCTGACGCATCTCCAGCGGCTCGAGGCCGAGAGCATCCACATCCTGCGCGAGGTCGTCGCCGAGGCCGAAAGCCCCGTGATGCTCTATTCGATCGGCAAGGACAGCGCGGTAATGCTGCACCTTGCGCGCAAGGCCTTCTACCCGGCGCCGCCGCCCTTCCCGCTCCTCCATGTCGACACGACCTGGAAGTTCCGCGCGATGTACGATCTGCGCGACAAGGCGGCGCGCGATGCCGGCATGGAGCTGCTCGTCCACAAGAACCCCGAGGCCGAGGCGCTGGGGATCAACCCGTTCGATCACGGCGGCCGCCATACCGACATGTGGAAGACCGAGGGGCTCAAGCAAGCGCTCGACAAATATGGCTTCGACGCAGCGTTCGGCGGCGCGCGGCGCGACGAGGAGAAGAGCCGCGCCAAGGAGCGCGTCTTCAGCTTCCGCACCGCCTCGCACCGCTGGGATCCGAAGAACCAGCGCCCCGAGCTCTGGCACCTCTACAATGCCCGCAAGGAGAAGGGGGAGAGCATGCGCGTCTTCCCGATCTCCAACTGGACCGAGCTCGACATCTGGCAATATATCCTCGCCGAGGGGATCGAGATCGTCCCGCTCTATTTCGCCGCGCCGCGCCCGACGGTGGAGCGTGACGGGCTGCTGCTGATGGTCGATGACGAGCGCTTCCGCCTGAACCCCGGCGAAGTGCCCGTGGAGCGATCGGTCCGCTTCCGCACGCTCGGCTGCTACCCGCTGACCGGCGCGGTGGAGAGCGAGGCGGATACGCTGGAAGCGGTGATCCAGGAGATGCTGCTCACCACCACCAGCGAGCGCCAGGGCCGCGCGATCGACCACGACCAGGCGGCGAGCATGGAGAAGAAGAAGCAGGAGGGGTATTTTTGA
- the cysN gene encoding sulfate adenylyltransferase subunit CysN, with product MTSYRPDALIASDISAYLQLHQNKSLLRFITCGSVDDGKSTLIGRLLYDSKMIFEDQLASLEADSKRVGTQGGEIDFALLVDGLAAEREQGITIDVAYRFFATEKRKFIVADTPGHEQYTRNMVTGASTADLAVILIDARKGVLTQTRRHSYLCHLLGIRHIVLAVNKMDLISYDQAAYDAIVEDYRTFAQSIGITSFTPIPISGFKGDNIAGMSENTLWYTGLSLLDHLERVEIDADADAARPFRMPVQWVNRPNLDFRGFAGMIAAGSVKPGDKVRILPSGQTTSIARIVALGGDRAEAVAGESVTLTLADEVDCSRGDVIAVADTPPQVADQFQATLVWMDQTELLPGRAYWLKLGTQTVSATVQPPKHLVCVNTMAELSGKTLALNDIGVAEVYTDRGIVFEAYADSKDLGGFILIDKATNATVAAGMLNFSLRRAQNVHWQAVEINRDAHARQKRQAARLLWFTGLSGSGKSTIANMVEKRLHALGKHSFLLDGDNIRHGLNKDLGFTDADRIENIRRVGEVAKLMTDAGLIVLTAFISPFRAERELVRALLPEGEFFEIFVDTPLEVAEARDVKGLYKKARAGEIAHFTGISSPYEAPINPEIRVDTTKETPEEAAERIVEAIMGTWSPVI from the coding sequence ATGACCTCCTACCGCCCCGACGCGCTCATCGCGTCCGACATCTCCGCCTATCTCCAGCTCCACCAGAACAAGTCGCTGCTGCGCTTCATCACCTGCGGCAGCGTCGATGACGGCAAGTCGACGCTGATCGGGCGGCTGCTCTACGATTCGAAGATGATCTTCGAGGATCAGCTCGCCAGCCTCGAGGCCGACAGCAAGCGTGTCGGCACCCAGGGTGGCGAGATCGACTTCGCGCTGCTGGTCGACGGCCTCGCCGCCGAGCGCGAGCAGGGCATCACGATCGACGTCGCCTACCGCTTCTTCGCGACAGAGAAGCGCAAGTTCATCGTCGCCGACACGCCCGGCCACGAGCAATACACCCGCAACATGGTGACCGGCGCCTCGACCGCCGACCTTGCCGTGATCCTGATCGACGCGCGCAAGGGCGTGCTCACCCAGACGCGGCGCCACTCGTACCTGTGCCACCTGCTCGGCATCCGCCACATCGTGCTGGCGGTGAACAAGATGGACCTGATCAGCTACGACCAGGCCGCGTACGATGCGATCGTCGAGGACTATCGCACGTTCGCGCAGAGCATCGGCATCACCAGCTTCACCCCGATCCCGATCTCGGGCTTCAAGGGCGACAACATTGCCGGCATGAGCGAGAACACGCTCTGGTATACCGGCCTCTCGCTGCTCGATCATCTCGAGCGCGTCGAGATCGATGCGGATGCCGATGCCGCGCGGCCCTTCCGCATGCCGGTGCAGTGGGTGAACCGCCCCAATCTCGACTTTCGCGGGTTTGCCGGCATGATCGCGGCGGGCAGCGTGAAGCCGGGCGACAAGGTGCGCATCCTGCCATCGGGCCAGACCACCAGCATCGCCCGGATCGTCGCGCTCGGCGGCGACCGCGCGGAAGCGGTGGCGGGCGAGAGCGTGACGCTGACGCTCGCGGACGAAGTCGATTGCTCGCGCGGCGACGTGATCGCCGTAGCGGACACCCCGCCCCAGGTCGCGGACCAGTTCCAGGCGACGCTCGTCTGGATGGACCAGACCGAGTTGCTGCCGGGCCGCGCCTATTGGCTCAAGCTCGGCACGCAGACGGTGAGCGCCACCGTCCAGCCGCCCAAGCATCTGGTGTGCGTCAACACCATGGCCGAGCTCTCGGGCAAGACGCTCGCGCTTAACGATATCGGCGTGGCCGAGGTCTATACCGACCGCGGCATCGTCTTCGAGGCCTATGCCGACAGCAAGGACCTGGGCGGCTTCATCCTGATCGACAAGGCGACCAATGCCACCGTCGCCGCGGGCATGCTCAACTTCTCGCTGCGCCGCGCGCAGAACGTCCACTGGCAGGCGGTGGAGATCAACCGCGACGCCCATGCCCGGCAGAAGCGCCAGGCGGCGCGGCTGCTGTGGTTCACCGGGCTCTCCGGCTCGGGCAAGTCGACGATCGCCAACATGGTCGAGAAGCGGCTGCACGCGCTCGGCAAGCACAGCTTCCTGCTCGACGGCGACAATATCCGTCACGGCCTGAACAAGGACCTGGGCTTCACCGATGCCGATCGGATCGAGAATATCCGGCGCGTCGGCGAGGTCGCCAAGCTGATGACCGATGCCGGGCTGATCGTGCTCACCGCGTTCATCTCGCCCTTCCGCGCCGAGCGCGAGCTGGTGCGGGCATTGCTGCCCGAGGGCGAGTTCTTCGAGATCTTCGTCGACACACCGCTGGAAGTGGCGGAAGCGCGCGACGTGAAGGGCCTCTACAAAAAGGCCCGCGCCGGCGAAATCGCGCACTTTACCGGCATCTCCAGCCCCTATGAGGCGCCGATCAACCCGGAGATCCGCGTCGACACGACCAAGGAGACACCCGAGGAAGCCGCCGAGCGTATCGTCGAGGCGATCATGGGCACCTGGAGCCCGGTGATTTGA
- a CDS encoding 3'(2'),5'-bisphosphate nucleotidase CysQ has protein sequence MTPNLLQDAELARDIAEEAGALLLRIQAECAGGDKGDREANALILANLALARPDDAILSEESADDPVRLRARRVWIVDPLDGTREFAERREDWAVHIALAIDGKPVVGAVALPRLGCTLSSDQPPALPEGELPPRMLVSRTRPSKLCEGVGERIGAVHIGMGSAGAKAMAVVRGEAEIYLHSGGQHQWDNCAPVAVALAAGLHASRIDGSPIVYNQPSTSIPDLLICRKEWAPIVLEAVRDCGL, from the coding sequence ATGACGCCAAATCTCCTGCAGGACGCCGAACTCGCCCGTGATATTGCCGAAGAGGCAGGGGCGCTGCTGCTACGCATTCAGGCAGAATGCGCGGGCGGCGACAAGGGCGACCGTGAGGCCAATGCGCTGATCCTCGCCAACCTCGCGCTGGCGCGGCCCGACGACGCGATCCTGTCGGAGGAATCGGCCGACGATCCCGTGCGCCTGCGCGCGCGGCGGGTGTGGATCGTCGATCCGCTCGACGGAACCCGCGAGTTCGCCGAGCGGCGCGAGGATTGGGCAGTGCACATCGCGCTCGCCATCGACGGCAAGCCCGTCGTGGGCGCCGTCGCCCTGCCCCGGCTCGGCTGCACGCTTTCCAGTGACCAGCCGCCGGCCCTCCCCGAAGGCGAATTGCCGCCACGCATGCTCGTCAGCCGAACGCGCCCCAGCAAGCTGTGCGAAGGCGTGGGCGAGCGGATCGGTGCGGTGCATATCGGCATGGGCTCGGCCGGCGCCAAGGCGATGGCGGTGGTACGCGGCGAGGCGGAGATCTACCTCCATTCGGGCGGGCAGCACCAATGGGACAATTGCGCGCCGGTCGCGGTCGCGCTCGCCGCCGGGCTCCACGCCTCGCGGATCGACGGCTCGCCGATCGTCTACAACCAGCCGAGCACGAGCATCCCGGATCTGCTGATCTGCCGCAAGGAATGGGCGCCGATCGTGCTCGAAGCGGTGCGGGACTGCGGGCTCTGA
- a CDS encoding SET domain-containing protein, translating into MTADIWFLLAIGFSFAGYATYLIGLRRELVEPNRASWLIWSAATTLEALTYAAVNPGAPQGWVFAVSSVACILVTLSIWRRSAWAAPSGTETFCIAASLTALVLWLVFREAFWAHMLVVAAVPVSFWPTWASVWTDRSRERSPAWGLWTFGDLATLLVAVRGAELGVAELGYVVVEFLCHASVWFLIGLATINPLRSFGTRRGGLVWLDRYRPSNNLFKVGDNHLGKAVFAASGFAEGDVLIEFTGRRFRADQIPSLMRGRGDRFVQVTPDHYMGPSGRIDDLVNHSCDPNAGLRFTDQGVFLVAVRAIQPGEEIAWDYSTTLRESNWHMICQCRAEGCRRVIGNFDSLDPDRQEWFRARNLVAPYLRRKDDVTGPRRVAGRR; encoded by the coding sequence TTGACCGCCGATATCTGGTTCTTGCTGGCGATCGGATTCAGCTTTGCGGGCTATGCGACCTACCTGATCGGGCTGCGTCGCGAGCTGGTGGAGCCGAACCGTGCGTCGTGGCTGATCTGGAGCGCGGCGACCACGCTCGAGGCGCTGACCTATGCCGCGGTGAACCCCGGTGCGCCGCAAGGCTGGGTGTTCGCGGTCTCCTCCGTTGCCTGCATCCTCGTCACGCTCAGCATCTGGCGGCGCTCGGCCTGGGCTGCGCCGTCGGGTACCGAGACCTTCTGCATCGCCGCCAGCCTGACCGCGCTGGTGCTATGGCTTGTCTTCCGCGAGGCCTTCTGGGCGCACATGCTGGTGGTCGCCGCCGTGCCGGTGAGCTTCTGGCCGACCTGGGCGAGCGTATGGACCGATCGCAGCCGCGAGCGCTCGCCGGCTTGGGGGCTGTGGACCTTCGGCGACCTCGCCACCTTGCTGGTCGCGGTGCGCGGCGCGGAGCTCGGCGTGGCCGAACTCGGCTATGTCGTGGTCGAGTTCCTCTGCCATGCCAGCGTGTGGTTCCTGATCGGCCTGGCGACGATCAACCCGCTGCGCAGCTTCGGCACGCGCCGGGGCGGGCTGGTCTGGCTCGATCGCTACCGTCCTTCGAACAATCTCTTCAAGGTGGGCGACAACCATCTGGGCAAGGCCGTGTTCGCCGCAAGCGGCTTTGCCGAAGGCGATGTGCTGATCGAGTTCACCGGCCGCCGTTTCCGCGCCGACCAGATCCCCAGCCTGATGCGCGGCCGCGGCGACCGCTTCGTCCAGGTGACGCCCGATCACTATATGGGCCCCTCCGGCCGGATCGACGATCTGGTCAACCATAGCTGCGATCCCAATGCCGGGCTGCGCTTCACCGATCAGGGCGTGTTCCTGGTCGCGGTGCGCGCGATCCAGCCCGGCGAGGAGATCGCCTGGGACTATTCGACGACGCTCCGGGAATCGAACTGGCACATGATCTGCCAGTGCCGCGCCGAAGGCTGCCGCCGGGTGATCGGCAATTTCGACAGCCTCGATCCCGATCGCCAGGAGTGGTTCCGCGCGCGCAACCTGGTCGCGCCGTATCTGCGGCGCAAGGACGACGTGACGGGGCCGCGAAGGGTTGCGGGGCGGCGCTAG